The Fulvia fulva chromosome 6, complete sequence genome includes a window with the following:
- a CDS encoding 5-aminolevulinate synthase, mitochondrial produces the protein MEVLLRQSRAMCPFLNKTSPATLRSMSTSTTMQHPAPGGGAMSNLQIIARRCPVMGKALTVQSARGGNAALAGAFGGSRGYTAKVPRANLHTSRPNEAQAVDVRQVRREHFSPPNAKPANATTSAASQHLNTPPPPPKASQFNYEEFYQNELDKKHKDKSYRYFNNINRLAQEFPRAHMSERNERVDVWCSNDYLGMGRNPQLLKKMHETLDMYGSGAGGTRNISGHNQHAMGLEATCAKLHAKEAALVFSSCYVANDATLATLGSKFPNCVILSDSMNHASMIQGIRHSGAKKMVFKHNDVVDLENKLASLPADVPKIIAFESVYSMCGSIGPIEEICDLAEKYGAITFLDEVHAVGMYGPNGAGVAEHLDYENYANGRNPKGTVQDRIDIITGTLGKAYGCVGGYIAGSAKMVDTIRSLAPGFIFTTSLPPATMAGAQTAIEYQMNYQGDRRLQQLHTRAVKSVLAERDIPVIPNPSHIIPVLVGNAELAKKASDLLLEKHQIYVQAINYPTVPVGQERLRITPTPGHVKEFRDHLVVSLESVWDELGLKRTSEWAAEGGFIGVGEKDAPAVEPIWTDEQLGLTEVREQLKTEGAHGVLERVLDNERQQTIAVAAAA, from the coding sequence ATGGAGGTCCTCCTCCGCCAATCGAGGGCCATGTGCCCGTTCCTGAACAAGACGTCACCGGCGACGCTCCGCTCCATGTCGACGAGCACCACCATGCAGCACCCAGCCCCAGGCGGCGGCGCCATGAGCAACTTGCAAATCATTGCCCGCCGCTGCCCCGTTATGGGCAAGGCCTTGACTGTGCAGAGCGCTCGCGGTGGCAACGCCGCTTTGGCTGGGGCTTTTGGTGGATCTCGAGGATACACTGCCAAAGTTCCGCGCGCGAACTTGCACACTTCTCGACCAAACGAAGCCCAGGCCGTAGATGTTCGCCAAGTCCGTCGTGAGCACTTCTCTCCCCCGAACGCCAAACCTGCAAATGCCACGACTTCGGCCGCGAGCCAGCATCTCAACACTCCACCACCGCCACCGAAGGCCTCGCAATTCAACTACGAAGAGTTCTACCAGAATGAGTTGGACAAGAAGCACAAGGACAAGTCGTACCGCTACTTCAACAACATCAACAGACTGGCACAGGAGTTCCCGCGAGCACACATGAGCGAGCGAAACGAGCGCGTTGATGTGTGGTGCTCCAACGACTACCTCGGCATGGGCCGCAACCCACAACTCTTGAAGAAGATGCACGAGACGCTGGATATGTACGGATCAGGAGCTGGTGGCACACGCAACATCTCCGGACACAACCAACACGCAATGGGCTTGGAGGCGACTTGTGCGAAGCTTCACGCAAAGGAGGCCGCATTGGTCTTTTCTTCATGCTACGTCGCGAACGATGCGACTCTTGCCACACTGGGCAGCAAGTTCCCCAACTGCGTCATCCTCAGCGACAGCATGAACCACGCTTCGATGATCCAGGGCATTCGCCACTCGGGTGCGAAGAAGATGGTGTTCAAGCATAATGACGTTGTGGATCTGGAGAACAAGTTGGCATCATTGCCCGCGGATGTGCCGAAGATCATTGCTTTCGAGAGTGTGTACAGCATGTGTGGCAGTATTGGGCCGATTGAGGAGATTTGCGACTTGGCTGAGAAGTATGGCGCAATCACCTTTTTGGATGAGGTCCATGCCGTTGGCATGTACGGGCCAAACGGTGCTGGTGTGGCCGAGCACTTGGATTACGAGAACTACGCAAACGGCAGGAATCCGAAGGGAACTGTCCAGGACCGCATCGACATCATCACTGGAACTCTTGGAAAGGCCTACGGCTGCGTTGGTGGCTACATCGCTGGATCGGCGAAGATGGTTGACACGATCCGTTCGCTCGCTCCAGGGTTCATCTTCACGACTTCCTTGCCTCCCGCGACCATGGCTGGTGCCCAGACCGCCATTGAGTATCAGATGAACTACCAAGGTGATCGTCGTCTGCAGCAACTTCACACTAGAGCTGTGAAGTCCGTGCTTGCAGAGCGCGATATCCCAGTCATTCCCAACCCATCCCACATCATTCCAGTTCTGGTCGGAAACGCCGAGCTTGCCAAGAAGGCTTCCGATCTTTTGCTTGAGAAGCACCAAATCTACGTGCAGGCGATCAACTACCCAACCGTGCCAGTCGGTCAGGAGCGTCTCCGTATCACGCCAACTCCTGGCCACGTCAAGGAATTCCGTGACCACCTCGTTGTATCTCTCGAGAGTGTCTGGGATGAGCTTGGCTTGAAGCGCACTTCTGAGTGGGCTGCTGAGGGCGGCTTCATCGGTGTTGGCGAGAAGGATGCACCAGCGGTCGAGCCGATCTGGACTGACGAGCAGCTCGGTCTGACCGAAGTTCGTGAGCAGCTGAAGACTGAGGGTGCACACGGCGTGCTTGAGCGTGTCCTCGACAACGAGCGACAACAGACCATCGCCGTCGCGGCTGCTGCCTAA